Proteins found in one Columba livia isolate bColLiv1 breed racing homer chromosome 11, bColLiv1.pat.W.v2, whole genome shotgun sequence genomic segment:
- the TLE3 gene encoding transducin-like enhancer protein 3 isoform X1, translating to MYPQGRHPAPHQPGQPGFKFTVAESCDRIKDEFQFLQAQYHSLKVEYDKLANEKTEMQRHYVMYYEMSYGLNIEMHKQTEIAKRLNTILAQIMPFLSQEHQQQVAQAVERAKQVTMTELNAIIGVRGLPNLPLTQQQLQAQHLSHAAHGPPVQLPPHPSGLQPPGIPPVTGSSSGLLALGALGSQAHLAVKDEKNHHDLDHRERDSSANNSVSPSESLRASEKHRSSTDYSIDSKKRKAEEKDSMSRYDSDGDKSDDLVVDVSNEDPATPRVSPAHSPPENGLDKARGLKKGDAPNSPASVASSSSTPSSKTKDLSHNDKSSTPGLKSNTPTPRNDAPTPGTSSTPGLRPMPGKPTGMDPLASALRTPISIAGSYAAPFAMMGHHEMNGSLTSPGAYAGLHNIPPQMSAAAAAAAAYGRSPMVSFGAVGFDPHPPMRAPGLPSSLASIPGGKPAYSFHVSADGQMQPVPFPHDALAGPGIPRHARQINTLSHGEVVCAVTISNPTRHVYTGGKGCVKIWDISQPGSKSPISQLDCLNRDNYIRSCKLLPDGRTLIVGGEASTLTIWDLASPTPRIKAELTSSAPACYALAISPDAKVCFSCCSDGNIAVWDLHNQTLVRQFQGHTDGASCIDISHDGTKLWTGGLDNTVRSWDLREGRQLQQHDFTSQIFSLGYCPTGEWLAVGMESSNVEVLHHTKPDKYQLHLHESCVLSLKFAYCGKWFVSTGKDNLLNAWRTPYGASIFQSKESSSVLSCDISADDKYIVTGSGDKKATVYEVIY from the exons atgtACCCCCAGGGCCGGCACCCG GCTCCGCACCAGCCGGGCCAACCGGGCTTCAAATTCACCGTGGCCGAGTCCTGCGATCGGATCAAGGACGAGTTCCAGTTCCTGCAAGCCCAGTACCACAG CCTGAAAGTGGAGTATGATAAACTGGCGAACGAGAAGACAGAAATGCAGCGCCATTACGTTATG TACTATGAAATGTCGTATGGTTTGAATATTGAAATGCACAAACAG ACAGAAATTGCTAAAAGACTGAATACCATTTTAGCCCAGATCATGCCTTTTCTGTCACAAGAG CACCAACAGCAAGTCGCACAGGCTGTTGAGCGTGCCAAGCAAGTGACAATGACGGAGTTGAATGCTATCATCGGGGTACGTGGACTTCCCAATCTGCCTCTCACC cagcagcagctccaggcccAGCACCTCTCCCACGCCGCCCATGGGCCCCCAGTCCAGCTGCCGCCACACCCCTCGGGGCTCCAGCCACCAGGCATCCCGCCGGTCACCGGCAGCAGCTCAGGGCTGCTGGCCCTCGGCGCCCTGGGCAGCCAGGCGCACCTTGCTGTCAAGGATGAGAAGAACCACCATGACCTGGACCACAGAG AGCGAGACTCAAGTGCA AATAATTCTGTTTCACCCTCGGAGAGCCTGAGAGCCAGTGAGAAGCACCGGAGCTCCACAGACTACAGCATTGACTCCAAGAAGCGGAAAGCGGAGGAGAAGGACAGCATGAGCCGATAT GACAGCGATGGTGACAAGAGCGATGACCTGGTGGTCGATGTCTCCAACGAG GACCCCGCCACCCCCCGGGTCAGCCCAGCCCACTCCCCCCCAGAGAACGGCCTGGACAAAGCCCGTGGGCTGAAGAAGGGGGATGCGCCCAACAGCCCGGCCTCAGtggcctcctccagcagcacccccTCCTCCAAGACCAAGGACCTGAGCCAT AATGACAAATCATCGACACCTGGGCTCAAGTCAAACACTCCGACACCGAGGAATGATGCACCGACCCCAGGGACAAGCAGCACCCCGGGGCTGCGGCCAATGCCTGGCAAACCGACTGGCATGGACCCCCTGG cctcagccctgcggaCACCCATCTCCATCGCGGGCTCCTACGCGGCGCCCTTCGCCATGATGGGTCACCACGAGATGAACGGCTCGCTCACCAGCCCCGGTGCCTACGCTGGGCTGCACAACATCCCCCCGCAGATGagtgctgctgccgctgctgctgccgcctaCGGCCGGTCGCCAATGGTGAGCTTTGGAGCC GTTGGATTTGACCCCCACCCACCCATGAGAGCCCCTGGTCTGCCCTCCAGCCTGGCGTCCATCCCCGGGGGGAAGCC AGCCTACTCCTTCCACGTCAGTGCCGATGGGCAGATGCAGCCAGTCCCCTTCCCCCACGACGCGCTGGCGGGTCCTGGCATCCCCCGGCACGCCCGGCAGATCAACACGCTGAGCCACGGTGAGGTGGTGTGTGCCGTCACCATCAGCAACCCCACCCGGCACGTCTACACCGGCGGCAAGGGCTGCGTGAAGATCTGGGACATCAGCCAGCCGGGCAGCAAGAGCCCCATCTCCCAGCTGGACTGCCTG AACAGAGATAACTATATCCGCTCCTGCAAGCTGCTCCCTGACGGCCGCACGCTGATCGTGGGGGGGGAAGCCAGCACGCTCACCATCTGGGACCTGGCGTCCCCCACGCCCCGCATCAAGGCCGAGCTCACCTCCTCTGCCCCCGCCTGCTACGCCCTGGCCATCAGCCCTGACGCCAAAGtctgcttctcctgctgcagTGATGGCAACATTGCTGTCTGGGACCTGCACAACCAGACGCTTGTCCG gCAATTCCAAGGCCACACAGATGGTGCCAGCTGCATAGATATCTCGCACGATGGTACGAAGTTGTGGACAGGGGGTCTGGACAACACGGTGCGTTCCTGGGACCTGCGGGAAGGgcggcagctccagcagcacgACTTCACCTCCCAG ATCTTCTCTCTGGGGTACTGCCCAACGGGTGAGTGGCTGGCGgtggggatggagagcagcAATGTGGAAGTGCTGCACCACACCAAGCCCGACAAGTACCAGCTGCACCTCCACGAGAGCTGTGTCCTGTCCCTCAAGTTTGCCTACTGCG GTAAATGGTTTGTGAGCACTGGCAAGGACAACTTGCTCAACGCCTGGAGGACGCCCTACGGAGCGAGCATCTTCCAG TCCAAGGAATCCTCATCCGTCTTAAGTTGTGACATTTCAGCAGATGACAAGTACATCGTCACGGGCTCTGGTGACAAGAAGGCCACAGTCTACGAGGTCATCTACTAA
- the TLE3 gene encoding transducin-like enhancer protein 3 isoform X7, which yields MYPQGRHPAPHQPGQPGFKFTVAESCDRIKDEFQFLQAQYHSLKVEYDKLANEKTEMQRHYVMYYEMSYGLNIEMHKQTEIAKRLNTILAQIMPFLSQEHQQQVAQAVERAKQVTMTELNAIIGQQLQAQHLSHAAHGPPVQLPPHPSGLQPPGIPPVTGSSSGLLALGALGSQAHLAVKDEKNHHDLDHRERDSSANNSVSPSESLRASEKHRSSTDYSIDSKKRKAEEKDSMSRYDSDGDKSDDLVVDVSNEDPATPRVSPAHSPPENGLDKARGLKKGDAPNSPASVASSSSTPSSKTKDLSHNDKSSTPGLKSNTPTPRNDAPTPGTSSTPGLRPMPGKPTGMDPLASALRTPISIAGSYAAPFAMMGHHEMNGSLTSPGAYAGLHNIPPQMSAAAAAAAAYGRSPMVGFDPHPPMRAPGLPSSLASIPGGKPAYSFHVSADGQMQPVPFPHDALAGPGIPRHARQINTLSHGEVVCAVTISNPTRHVYTGGKGCVKIWDISQPGSKSPISQLDCLNRDNYIRSCKLLPDGRTLIVGGEASTLTIWDLASPTPRIKAELTSSAPACYALAISPDAKVCFSCCSDGNIAVWDLHNQTLVRQFQGHTDGASCIDISHDGTKLWTGGLDNTVRSWDLREGRQLQQHDFTSQIFSLGYCPTGEWLAVGMESSNVEVLHHTKPDKYQLHLHESCVLSLKFAYCGKWFVSTGKDNLLNAWRTPYGASIFQSKESSSVLSCDISADDKYIVTGSGDKKATVYEVIY from the exons atgtACCCCCAGGGCCGGCACCCG GCTCCGCACCAGCCGGGCCAACCGGGCTTCAAATTCACCGTGGCCGAGTCCTGCGATCGGATCAAGGACGAGTTCCAGTTCCTGCAAGCCCAGTACCACAG CCTGAAAGTGGAGTATGATAAACTGGCGAACGAGAAGACAGAAATGCAGCGCCATTACGTTATG TACTATGAAATGTCGTATGGTTTGAATATTGAAATGCACAAACAG ACAGAAATTGCTAAAAGACTGAATACCATTTTAGCCCAGATCATGCCTTTTCTGTCACAAGAG CACCAACAGCAAGTCGCACAGGCTGTTGAGCGTGCCAAGCAAGTGACAATGACGGAGTTGAATGCTATCATCGGG cagcagctccaggcccAGCACCTCTCCCACGCCGCCCATGGGCCCCCAGTCCAGCTGCCGCCACACCCCTCGGGGCTCCAGCCACCAGGCATCCCGCCGGTCACCGGCAGCAGCTCAGGGCTGCTGGCCCTCGGCGCCCTGGGCAGCCAGGCGCACCTTGCTGTCAAGGATGAGAAGAACCACCATGACCTGGACCACAGAG AGCGAGACTCAAGTGCA AATAATTCTGTTTCACCCTCGGAGAGCCTGAGAGCCAGTGAGAAGCACCGGAGCTCCACAGACTACAGCATTGACTCCAAGAAGCGGAAAGCGGAGGAGAAGGACAGCATGAGCCGATAT GACAGCGATGGTGACAAGAGCGATGACCTGGTGGTCGATGTCTCCAACGAG GACCCCGCCACCCCCCGGGTCAGCCCAGCCCACTCCCCCCCAGAGAACGGCCTGGACAAAGCCCGTGGGCTGAAGAAGGGGGATGCGCCCAACAGCCCGGCCTCAGtggcctcctccagcagcacccccTCCTCCAAGACCAAGGACCTGAGCCAT AATGACAAATCATCGACACCTGGGCTCAAGTCAAACACTCCGACACCGAGGAATGATGCACCGACCCCAGGGACAAGCAGCACCCCGGGGCTGCGGCCAATGCCTGGCAAACCGACTGGCATGGACCCCCTGG cctcagccctgcggaCACCCATCTCCATCGCGGGCTCCTACGCGGCGCCCTTCGCCATGATGGGTCACCACGAGATGAACGGCTCGCTCACCAGCCCCGGTGCCTACGCTGGGCTGCACAACATCCCCCCGCAGATGagtgctgctgccgctgctgctgccgcctaCGGCCGGTCGCCAATG GTTGGATTTGACCCCCACCCACCCATGAGAGCCCCTGGTCTGCCCTCCAGCCTGGCGTCCATCCCCGGGGGGAAGCC AGCCTACTCCTTCCACGTCAGTGCCGATGGGCAGATGCAGCCAGTCCCCTTCCCCCACGACGCGCTGGCGGGTCCTGGCATCCCCCGGCACGCCCGGCAGATCAACACGCTGAGCCACGGTGAGGTGGTGTGTGCCGTCACCATCAGCAACCCCACCCGGCACGTCTACACCGGCGGCAAGGGCTGCGTGAAGATCTGGGACATCAGCCAGCCGGGCAGCAAGAGCCCCATCTCCCAGCTGGACTGCCTG AACAGAGATAACTATATCCGCTCCTGCAAGCTGCTCCCTGACGGCCGCACGCTGATCGTGGGGGGGGAAGCCAGCACGCTCACCATCTGGGACCTGGCGTCCCCCACGCCCCGCATCAAGGCCGAGCTCACCTCCTCTGCCCCCGCCTGCTACGCCCTGGCCATCAGCCCTGACGCCAAAGtctgcttctcctgctgcagTGATGGCAACATTGCTGTCTGGGACCTGCACAACCAGACGCTTGTCCG gCAATTCCAAGGCCACACAGATGGTGCCAGCTGCATAGATATCTCGCACGATGGTACGAAGTTGTGGACAGGGGGTCTGGACAACACGGTGCGTTCCTGGGACCTGCGGGAAGGgcggcagctccagcagcacgACTTCACCTCCCAG ATCTTCTCTCTGGGGTACTGCCCAACGGGTGAGTGGCTGGCGgtggggatggagagcagcAATGTGGAAGTGCTGCACCACACCAAGCCCGACAAGTACCAGCTGCACCTCCACGAGAGCTGTGTCCTGTCCCTCAAGTTTGCCTACTGCG GTAAATGGTTTGTGAGCACTGGCAAGGACAACTTGCTCAACGCCTGGAGGACGCCCTACGGAGCGAGCATCTTCCAG TCCAAGGAATCCTCATCCGTCTTAAGTTGTGACATTTCAGCAGATGACAAGTACATCGTCACGGGCTCTGGTGACAAGAAGGCCACAGTCTACGAGGTCATCTACTAA
- the TLE3 gene encoding transducin-like enhancer protein 3 isoform X6, whose protein sequence is MYPQGRHPAPHQPGQPGFKFTVAESCDRIKDEFQFLQAQYHSLKVEYDKLANEKTEMQRHYVMYYEMSYGLNIEMHKQTEIAKRLNTILAQIMPFLSQEHQQQVAQAVERAKQVTMTELNAIIGQQQLQAQHLSHAAHGPPVQLPPHPSGLQPPGIPPVTGSSSGLLALGALGSQAHLAVKDEKNHHDLDHRERDSSANNSVSPSESLRASEKHRSSTDYSIDSKKRKAEEKDSMSRYDSDGDKSDDLVVDVSNEDPATPRVSPAHSPPENGLDKARGLKKGDAPNSPASVASSSSTPSSKTKDLSHNDKSSTPGLKSNTPTPRNDAPTPGTSSTPGLRPMPGKPTGMDPLASALRTPISIAGSYAAPFAMMGHHEMNGSLTSPGAYAGLHNIPPQMSAAAAAAAAYGRSPMVGFDPHPPMRAPGLPSSLASIPGGKPAYSFHVSADGQMQPVPFPHDALAGPGIPRHARQINTLSHGEVVCAVTISNPTRHVYTGGKGCVKIWDISQPGSKSPISQLDCLNRDNYIRSCKLLPDGRTLIVGGEASTLTIWDLASPTPRIKAELTSSAPACYALAISPDAKVCFSCCSDGNIAVWDLHNQTLVRQFQGHTDGASCIDISHDGTKLWTGGLDNTVRSWDLREGRQLQQHDFTSQIFSLGYCPTGEWLAVGMESSNVEVLHHTKPDKYQLHLHESCVLSLKFAYCGKWFVSTGKDNLLNAWRTPYGASIFQSKESSSVLSCDISADDKYIVTGSGDKKATVYEVIY, encoded by the exons atgtACCCCCAGGGCCGGCACCCG GCTCCGCACCAGCCGGGCCAACCGGGCTTCAAATTCACCGTGGCCGAGTCCTGCGATCGGATCAAGGACGAGTTCCAGTTCCTGCAAGCCCAGTACCACAG CCTGAAAGTGGAGTATGATAAACTGGCGAACGAGAAGACAGAAATGCAGCGCCATTACGTTATG TACTATGAAATGTCGTATGGTTTGAATATTGAAATGCACAAACAG ACAGAAATTGCTAAAAGACTGAATACCATTTTAGCCCAGATCATGCCTTTTCTGTCACAAGAG CACCAACAGCAAGTCGCACAGGCTGTTGAGCGTGCCAAGCAAGTGACAATGACGGAGTTGAATGCTATCATCGGG cagcagcagctccaggcccAGCACCTCTCCCACGCCGCCCATGGGCCCCCAGTCCAGCTGCCGCCACACCCCTCGGGGCTCCAGCCACCAGGCATCCCGCCGGTCACCGGCAGCAGCTCAGGGCTGCTGGCCCTCGGCGCCCTGGGCAGCCAGGCGCACCTTGCTGTCAAGGATGAGAAGAACCACCATGACCTGGACCACAGAG AGCGAGACTCAAGTGCA AATAATTCTGTTTCACCCTCGGAGAGCCTGAGAGCCAGTGAGAAGCACCGGAGCTCCACAGACTACAGCATTGACTCCAAGAAGCGGAAAGCGGAGGAGAAGGACAGCATGAGCCGATAT GACAGCGATGGTGACAAGAGCGATGACCTGGTGGTCGATGTCTCCAACGAG GACCCCGCCACCCCCCGGGTCAGCCCAGCCCACTCCCCCCCAGAGAACGGCCTGGACAAAGCCCGTGGGCTGAAGAAGGGGGATGCGCCCAACAGCCCGGCCTCAGtggcctcctccagcagcacccccTCCTCCAAGACCAAGGACCTGAGCCAT AATGACAAATCATCGACACCTGGGCTCAAGTCAAACACTCCGACACCGAGGAATGATGCACCGACCCCAGGGACAAGCAGCACCCCGGGGCTGCGGCCAATGCCTGGCAAACCGACTGGCATGGACCCCCTGG cctcagccctgcggaCACCCATCTCCATCGCGGGCTCCTACGCGGCGCCCTTCGCCATGATGGGTCACCACGAGATGAACGGCTCGCTCACCAGCCCCGGTGCCTACGCTGGGCTGCACAACATCCCCCCGCAGATGagtgctgctgccgctgctgctgccgcctaCGGCCGGTCGCCAATG GTTGGATTTGACCCCCACCCACCCATGAGAGCCCCTGGTCTGCCCTCCAGCCTGGCGTCCATCCCCGGGGGGAAGCC AGCCTACTCCTTCCACGTCAGTGCCGATGGGCAGATGCAGCCAGTCCCCTTCCCCCACGACGCGCTGGCGGGTCCTGGCATCCCCCGGCACGCCCGGCAGATCAACACGCTGAGCCACGGTGAGGTGGTGTGTGCCGTCACCATCAGCAACCCCACCCGGCACGTCTACACCGGCGGCAAGGGCTGCGTGAAGATCTGGGACATCAGCCAGCCGGGCAGCAAGAGCCCCATCTCCCAGCTGGACTGCCTG AACAGAGATAACTATATCCGCTCCTGCAAGCTGCTCCCTGACGGCCGCACGCTGATCGTGGGGGGGGAAGCCAGCACGCTCACCATCTGGGACCTGGCGTCCCCCACGCCCCGCATCAAGGCCGAGCTCACCTCCTCTGCCCCCGCCTGCTACGCCCTGGCCATCAGCCCTGACGCCAAAGtctgcttctcctgctgcagTGATGGCAACATTGCTGTCTGGGACCTGCACAACCAGACGCTTGTCCG gCAATTCCAAGGCCACACAGATGGTGCCAGCTGCATAGATATCTCGCACGATGGTACGAAGTTGTGGACAGGGGGTCTGGACAACACGGTGCGTTCCTGGGACCTGCGGGAAGGgcggcagctccagcagcacgACTTCACCTCCCAG ATCTTCTCTCTGGGGTACTGCCCAACGGGTGAGTGGCTGGCGgtggggatggagagcagcAATGTGGAAGTGCTGCACCACACCAAGCCCGACAAGTACCAGCTGCACCTCCACGAGAGCTGTGTCCTGTCCCTCAAGTTTGCCTACTGCG GTAAATGGTTTGTGAGCACTGGCAAGGACAACTTGCTCAACGCCTGGAGGACGCCCTACGGAGCGAGCATCTTCCAG TCCAAGGAATCCTCATCCGTCTTAAGTTGTGACATTTCAGCAGATGACAAGTACATCGTCACGGGCTCTGGTGACAAGAAGGCCACAGTCTACGAGGTCATCTACTAA